The genomic stretch TATTAAGATGTATTCTTGTCCACAGTGTAAGGTTGAGCATTTCAATGGCAATGTGTTATGTGCACACGTCAAAATGTGATATGTTTATTGACCCACACTATTTACAGACAATTAATCAATAGGTTGTTCATCTTAATCTCACAACTAATTGTTTATGacatatgtctctctctttcccctccccaccaGTCTGTTCTTCCAACCCCACTGAAGTGCCCCAGTTGCCACCAGACTGGGGCCAGAAAGGTCAAAGGTCAGTGTGCTGTGTGTAAGCGCTGCTCCGAGACCCTGCGCCGTGTCTACCAGTTCTGCTGGGCCTGTGGGAGGGAGTGGCACCAGTCAGGAGGAACCCTGGAGGGCCAAGGGGTCCATTTCTCCTGCCCTCTGCCAGGCTGTGCCCTCAGGgctgccctcctctccccagagGTCATTGTTGATCCAAGCAGTTCAGCCCAGGGATGCCCCTTCTTCAGGGCCTGTCCTCACTGTAAGGCCATCCTCACTCACACTGGAGA from Oncorhynchus tshawytscha isolate Ot180627B linkage group LG09, Otsh_v2.0, whole genome shotgun sequence encodes the following:
- the si:ch211-284e13.9 gene encoding E3 ubiquitin-protein ligase RNF144A, translating into MSGSLLLAQSVLPTPLKCPSCHQTGARKVKGQCAVCKRCSETLRRVYQFCWACGREWHQSGGTLEGQGVHFSCPLPGCALRAALLSPEVIVDPSSSAQGCPFFRACPHCKAILTHTGEGCPNIICPHCQKEFCFRCLKKECYDYEEEDDDDDDDDDDFEYPLPCTVVDNSQSLRELEL